In Rubrivirga marina, the following are encoded in one genomic region:
- a CDS encoding YfaP family protein, protein MPGCDLIEPSGTSPDAEPSDSQEIGLAVVENAPESPLVVVHPDGSYAAPIFDPDSGVLTGGTFVAPDSTTTTVLFGEDGLPQTLHAQGAVLAFANYRPGLVDVALLLPNGEMSFQRDVDIAEINLSDLTDGLANGLRVSADVDVTAAVVTFARATSAAVALATAAVAAVNGAAVGFASLTWDAGLAGTAIRIYNATTDWAQCLGMNAVACGVALVDTALLAYDSATSERLRDLVLTMLAALDTGSGDVQVTLKWTNTADLDLYVSDPTGETIYYGQPTSSSGGQLDVDDTDGEGPKNVFWPTGQAPRGTYAVSVDHYSGPSPASFTVLVQAFGHTRTFSGSVANGERVFVTAFSPDGIARQSARALRVRSRPAQPGLKVAGPF, encoded by the coding sequence GTGCCCGGCTGTGACCTCATCGAACCAAGCGGTACCTCCCCGGACGCCGAGCCCTCCGACAGCCAAGAGATCGGGCTGGCGGTCGTAGAAAACGCTCCGGAGTCACCACTTGTCGTCGTTCATCCGGACGGCTCCTATGCGGCTCCCATCTTCGACCCCGATTCGGGGGTGCTCACGGGCGGCACGTTTGTCGCACCGGACAGCACCACCACCACAGTCCTCTTCGGCGAAGATGGGCTCCCCCAGACACTTCACGCGCAGGGGGCAGTCCTCGCGTTCGCGAACTACCGGCCCGGCCTCGTCGACGTGGCCTTGCTTCTCCCGAATGGGGAGATGTCGTTTCAGCGCGATGTCGACATCGCGGAGATCAACCTCAGCGATCTCACCGACGGCTTAGCGAACGGCCTCCGCGTCAGCGCCGACGTTGACGTCACCGCGGCCGTCGTGACGTTCGCCAGAGCGACCTCCGCGGCCGTTGCCCTGGCGACGGCCGCCGTCGCAGCGGTCAATGGAGCCGCCGTGGGATTCGCGTCCCTGACATGGGATGCGGGCCTCGCAGGGACGGCCATCCGCATCTATAACGCGACCACGGACTGGGCCCAATGCTTGGGGATGAACGCCGTCGCGTGCGGAGTCGCCCTCGTCGATACCGCCTTGCTCGCGTACGATTCGGCCACGTCGGAGAGGCTGCGCGATCTGGTGCTCACTATGCTGGCGGCGCTCGACACGGGGTCGGGTGACGTACAGGTCACGCTAAAGTGGACGAACACGGCCGACCTCGACCTCTACGTTTCGGATCCGACCGGGGAGACGATCTACTACGGGCAACCGACCTCAAGCTCCGGAGGCCAGCTCGACGTTGACGACACTGACGGCGAGGGGCCCAAGAACGTTTTCTGGCCCACAGGGCAGGCACCGAGAGGGACTTACGCGGTCTCCGTTGATCACTATTCGGGGCCGAGCCCAGCGTCGTTCACCGTGCTCGTGCAGGCGTTTGGGCACACCCGGACCTTCTCCGGCTCGGTCGCTAATGGCGAGAGGGTATTCGTCACGGCGTTCTCGCCCGACGGGATCGCCCGCCAGTCTGCCAGGGCACTTAGGGTCCGCTCTCGCCCCGCACAGCCCGGGCTGAAAGTGGCCGGACCGTTCTGA
- a CDS encoding leucine-rich repeat domain-containing protein — translation MTRRVHVLSALSLLLTLPALAQAPPASVGHRAEAGRVTPAELTPGPSPPTLESPLAPPARRSTAASAAVVEQDSLALVAFYEATNGPGWTNDDNWLTGPVASWHGVTVSGDRVVALGLAQNGLSGTIPADLGQLLALAELYLWDNQLEGPIPAELGSLAGLRILALGDNALSGGIPTALGQLTALIELNLERNDLTGSIPAELGQLASLRYLLLNGNQLSGSIPTELGQLSDLVMLYLYENALTGSIPAELGQLGNLEFLALNSNSLTGEIPASLGHLDRLVWLYLALNELSGTIPEELGQLGQLERLALTVNALTGPIPDALSALDSVWLFALGGNDLTGPIPSWVGDLPALKELYLWGNELSGPVPASLGQRDGLAYLYLDQNPTVGGPLPLSLIGLPLVTFTYDGTALCTPDDAAFEAWLATIENLERSGLTCGAGGDGLAQDSLALVALYEATGGPNWTTDENWLTGPVASWHGVTVEGGRVTRISLNENQLSGSLPAEIGQMSRLERLYAFGNELSGPIPTEIGGLSSLTHLALYDNQLTGALPNELGRLDALTYLFLDQNQLSGEIPEELGQLSDLLELWLDQNELSGAIPSQLGQLVTLVRLELDENQLSGEIPAELGQLSQLTRLELSKNQLTGEIPSELGQLSRLERLYLDVNQLTGEIPAELGQLQALETMWLYINQLTGPIPPELGQISSLRDLSLHYNELTGPVPAELGQLGNLEFLLVSYNSLAGPLPTDLTGLSLDWFHFEETDLCVPDTEAFQSWLSGIENVQGADQVCEASSPEVFTSRAEFEAAAPGLPTETFEEGRIPEGENSAICRPLVDATSDSDCFEPGDILPGVQFTTGRGQAELLLIDSFSPTKALMTNVIVEETRVDFPSGGVTAAGLDVYTYNNRGADGEDDPVSVRVYGAGGEALGAFEVPPGDPTFVGVVSDVPVGRLVIDGAVAYDCCDGQTAANPVEILDNVSFGRPSGDVVEGDGPADGAEDVSLTPTLDWTDFAGTGSYRVQVARDGFDASRRASDTAEVVFDQVVEGTEATVPDGTLVPGTTYAWRVAGVDGGTTGAWTAPAVFTTAGDVDAADGPEARFALHVAPNPVAGRGTVTVEVGPAESVRLGVYDVLGREVARLVDGPLVPGAHEVAFDASALAPGVYVLRLATERERIARRVTVVR, via the coding sequence ATGACCCGACGGGTACACGTCCTCTCCGCCCTCTCTCTCCTCCTGACACTCCCTGCCCTCGCTCAGGCCCCGCCCGCCTCGGTGGGCCACCGGGCCGAGGCGGGGCGGGTGACCCCGGCCGAGCTCACGCCGGGCCCGTCGCCGCCGACCCTCGAGAGCCCGCTGGCCCCACCTGCTCGCCGGTCGACGGCCGCCAGCGCGGCCGTTGTCGAGCAGGACTCGCTCGCCCTCGTCGCGTTCTATGAGGCCACCAACGGTCCGGGCTGGACGAACGACGACAACTGGCTCACGGGCCCGGTCGCGTCGTGGCACGGCGTGACCGTGTCGGGCGACCGCGTCGTGGCCCTCGGCCTGGCACAGAACGGGTTGAGCGGCACGATCCCGGCCGACCTCGGGCAGCTCCTCGCCCTGGCCGAGCTCTACCTCTGGGACAACCAGCTCGAGGGCCCGATCCCCGCGGAGCTCGGCTCGCTTGCCGGGCTCCGGATCCTCGCCCTGGGCGACAACGCCCTGTCCGGGGGGATCCCGACGGCGCTCGGGCAGCTGACGGCCCTCATCGAGCTCAACCTGGAGCGCAACGACCTTACCGGCTCGATCCCGGCCGAACTGGGCCAGCTGGCGTCCCTCCGTTACCTCTTGCTGAACGGGAACCAGCTGTCGGGGTCGATCCCGACCGAACTGGGTCAGCTGAGCGACCTCGTGATGCTGTACCTCTACGAGAACGCGCTCACCGGCTCGATCCCGGCCGAGCTCGGCCAGCTGGGCAACCTCGAGTTCCTAGCTCTCAACTCCAACTCGCTGACCGGGGAGATCCCGGCTAGCCTCGGCCACCTCGACCGGCTCGTCTGGCTCTACCTCGCGCTCAACGAGCTCTCGGGGACGATCCCGGAGGAGCTCGGGCAGCTGGGCCAGCTCGAGCGGCTCGCCCTCACGGTCAACGCGCTCACGGGGCCGATCCCCGACGCGCTCAGCGCCCTCGACTCCGTCTGGCTCTTCGCGCTCGGCGGCAACGACCTCACGGGGCCGATCCCGTCGTGGGTCGGCGACCTACCCGCGCTCAAGGAGCTGTACCTCTGGGGGAACGAGCTGTCCGGGCCCGTCCCGGCGTCGCTCGGCCAGCGCGACGGGCTGGCCTACCTCTACCTCGACCAGAACCCCACTGTCGGCGGGCCGCTGCCGCTGTCGCTGATCGGCCTCCCGCTCGTCACGTTTACCTACGACGGCACGGCCCTCTGCACGCCGGACGACGCCGCGTTCGAGGCCTGGCTGGCGACGATCGAGAACCTGGAGCGGTCGGGGCTGACCTGTGGAGCAGGAGGCGACGGCCTCGCCCAGGACTCACTCGCCCTCGTCGCGCTCTACGAGGCCACCGGCGGTCCAAACTGGACGACCGACGAGAACTGGCTCACGGGCCCGGTCGCGTCGTGGCACGGCGTGACGGTCGAGGGCGGGCGCGTCACCCGCATCAGCCTCAACGAGAACCAGCTCAGCGGGTCGCTCCCGGCCGAGATCGGCCAGATGAGCCGCCTGGAGCGCCTGTACGCCTTTGGAAACGAGCTGAGCGGGCCGATCCCCACAGAGATTGGGGGTCTCTCTTCGCTCACTCATCTGGCCCTGTACGACAACCAGCTCACTGGGGCCCTCCCCAACGAGCTCGGCCGACTCGATGCCCTGACTTACCTGTTTCTGGATCAGAACCAATTGAGTGGGGAGATCCCGGAGGAGCTCGGGCAGCTCTCCGACCTGCTAGAGCTCTGGCTCGACCAGAACGAGCTCTCCGGGGCGATCCCGTCGCAGCTCGGACAACTCGTCACCCTGGTGCGCCTGGAGCTCGACGAAAACCAGCTGAGTGGTGAGATCCCGGCCGAGCTCGGACAGCTGAGCCAGTTGACCCGGCTGGAGCTGAGCAAGAATCAACTGACCGGAGAAATTCCGTCGGAGCTCGGGCAGTTGAGCCGCCTGGAGCGCCTCTACCTCGACGTGAACCAACTGACCGGAGAGATCCCGGCCGAGCTCGGACAGCTTCAGGCCCTCGAGACGATGTGGCTGTACATCAACCAGCTGACCGGCCCCATCCCCCCCGAGCTCGGGCAGATCAGCAGCCTGAGAGACCTCTCTCTTCACTACAACGAGTTAACCGGGCCGGTCCCGGCCGAGCTCGGGCAACTGGGCAACCTCGAGTTTCTACTGGTCTCCTACAACTCGCTCGCCGGGCCGCTCCCGACCGACCTGACCGGTCTGTCTCTAGACTGGTTTCACTTCGAGGAGACGGACCTGTGCGTGCCGGATACGGAAGCCTTCCAGTCGTGGCTGTCGGGGATCGAGAACGTCCAGGGGGCCGACCAGGTCTGCGAGGCGTCCAGCCCGGAGGTGTTCACGTCGCGCGCTGAGTTCGAGGCGGCGGCTCCCGGCCTCCCCACCGAAACGTTTGAAGAGGGGCGGATCCCGGAAGGCGAGAACTCGGCGATCTGCCGCCCCCTCGTAGACGCGACGAGCGATTCGGACTGCTTCGAGCCCGGCGACATCCTCCCCGGCGTCCAGTTCACGACGGGTCGTGGCCAGGCGGAGCTCTTGCTCATCGACTCGTTCTCGCCGACGAAGGCCTTGATGACGAACGTCATCGTCGAGGAGACGCGAGTCGATTTCCCCAGCGGCGGCGTCACCGCGGCCGGGCTCGACGTGTACACGTACAACAACCGCGGCGCGGACGGCGAAGACGACCCGGTCTCCGTGAGGGTATACGGCGCCGGCGGGGAGGCGCTGGGCGCGTTCGAGGTGCCCCCCGGCGACCCGACGTTCGTCGGCGTCGTGTCGGACGTCCCGGTGGGCCGGCTCGTCATTGACGGCGCCGTCGCCTACGACTGCTGTGACGGGCAGACCGCCGCGAACCCGGTCGAAATTCTCGACAACGTGTCCTTCGGGCGGCCGTCGGGCGACGTCGTGGAGGGCGACGGCCCGGCCGACGGCGCCGAGGACGTGTCGCTGACGCCGACGCTCGACTGGACCGACTTCGCCGGGACCGGCTCGTACCGCGTCCAGGTGGCCCGCGACGGGTTCGACGCCTCGCGCCGGGCGAGCGACACGGCTGAGGTCGTCTTCGACCAGGTCGTCGAGGGCACCGAGGCCACGGTCCCCGACGGGACGCTCGTTCCGGGCACGACCTACGCCTGGCGTGTCGCCGGCGTCGACGGCGGGACGACCGGGGCTTGGACGGCGCCCGCCGTGTTTACGACGGCCGGCGACGTCGACGCGGCCGACGGCCCCGAGGCCCGCTTCGCCCTTCACGTCGCGCCCAACCCCGTCGCAGGCCGCGGCACGGTGACCGTCGAGGTCGGACCGGCCGAGTCCGTCCGCCTCGGCGTGTACGACGTGCTCGGCCGCGAGGTCGCGCGGCTCGTCGACGGGCCGCTCGTGCCCGGCGCCCACGAGGTCGCCTTCGACGCCTCGGCCCTCGCGCCCGGCGTGTACGTGCTCCGCCTCGCCACCGAGCGGGAGCGCATCGCGCGCCGCGTCACGGTGGTCCGCTAA
- a CDS encoding helix-turn-helix transcriptional regulator, with translation MAVTLTSSDLAHLGDAVRLLVSPFDHDGVDGWRSAVLAHLRPLLGADSAGFLLPVPGQLPFYSNEQDLGELNTYPDVPPPPDVNGVPGLVKSAELGVATLAMAYEGDPSEYFASAHYNEHAAPHHSHDTLMMTAVGPEVAGLSSLHFWHDRPTGPTFGDREVALLRVLRPAFMAGIRSTVAWTRHRKSLLDAFDRLGQAAAVADMDGRLLHVTPALEQMLDDDPDPVPLRAALRDLLGGAVRAERGDGAGAAFERSVRTRSAAYALRGCLYGGHVGTPLAIVNVERAHAAPSVDALVARFGLTERQAEVALLLGARKSNREIAEALFISPHTARNHTEAVLRKLHLRDRRDVQAKLAEPDC, from the coding sequence ATGGCTGTCACGCTCACCTCGTCCGACCTCGCTCACCTCGGCGACGCCGTCCGCCTGCTCGTCTCGCCGTTCGACCACGACGGGGTCGACGGCTGGCGGTCGGCGGTCCTGGCCCACCTGCGACCTCTGCTCGGCGCCGACTCGGCAGGGTTCCTCCTGCCAGTGCCGGGTCAGCTCCCGTTCTACAGCAACGAGCAGGACCTCGGCGAGCTCAACACCTACCCGGACGTTCCCCCGCCGCCCGACGTGAACGGGGTGCCCGGCCTGGTCAAGAGCGCCGAGCTCGGCGTCGCCACGCTGGCGATGGCCTACGAGGGTGACCCCTCGGAGTACTTCGCCAGCGCGCACTACAACGAGCATGCGGCGCCGCACCACTCACACGACACGCTGATGATGACGGCCGTCGGCCCGGAGGTCGCGGGGCTGTCGAGCCTCCACTTCTGGCACGATCGCCCGACCGGCCCCACGTTCGGCGACCGAGAAGTGGCTCTCCTTCGGGTTCTGCGGCCGGCGTTCATGGCCGGCATTCGGAGCACGGTCGCGTGGACCCGCCACCGGAAGAGCCTCCTCGACGCGTTCGACCGTCTCGGCCAGGCCGCGGCCGTGGCTGACATGGACGGCCGGCTCCTCCACGTCACGCCGGCCCTCGAACAGATGCTCGACGACGACCCGGACCCCGTCCCGCTCCGGGCCGCCCTCCGCGACCTGTTGGGCGGCGCCGTCAGGGCCGAGCGTGGGGATGGCGCCGGCGCCGCGTTCGAGCGGTCGGTGCGGACCCGGTCGGCGGCGTACGCGCTCCGGGGGTGCCTCTACGGGGGGCACGTCGGGACGCCACTCGCCATCGTCAACGTCGAGCGCGCGCACGCGGCGCCGTCGGTCGACGCGCTCGTGGCCCGGTTCGGGCTCACGGAGCGGCAGGCCGAGGTGGCGCTGCTCCTGGGGGCGCGGAAGAGCAACCGCGAGATCGCCGAGGCACTCTTCATCAGCCCTCACACGGCCCGGAACCACACCGAGGCCGTCCTCCGCAAGCTCCACCTGCGCGACCGCCGGGACGTGCAGGCCAAGCTCGCCGAGCCCGACTGCTAG
- a CDS encoding response regulator transcription factor — translation MPPFSDLTHVRVWIVEDDVAFREAFEEVVGPHVGLAGVFGSVEAAEARLDVLRGAETPDVVLLDVNLPGQSGIEGIGALKARAPGARVVMLTIRDDPETVAEALGAGASGYVTKGAPAERVLAAVAEAHAGGMLMGPAVARVIQASFERRPPSTDYGLTDREREVLAEMAAGGTQQDIADRLFVSRSTVNTHVQRLYEKLHVHSGSAAVAKAIRERLLAG, via the coding sequence ATGCCTCCGTTCTCCGACCTCACCCACGTCCGCGTCTGGATCGTCGAAGACGACGTGGCCTTCCGCGAGGCCTTCGAGGAGGTCGTCGGGCCACACGTCGGGCTGGCGGGCGTGTTCGGGAGTGTCGAGGCGGCCGAGGCCCGGCTCGACGTGCTCCGCGGGGCCGAGACGCCGGACGTGGTCCTGCTCGACGTGAACCTCCCCGGACAAAGCGGGATCGAGGGGATCGGCGCGCTGAAGGCGCGCGCGCCCGGCGCCCGCGTGGTCATGCTCACGATCCGCGACGACCCCGAGACGGTGGCCGAGGCGCTGGGGGCGGGGGCCTCGGGCTACGTCACGAAGGGGGCGCCCGCGGAGCGCGTGCTCGCCGCCGTCGCCGAGGCCCACGCAGGCGGGATGCTCATGGGCCCGGCCGTCGCCCGCGTGATCCAGGCGTCGTTCGAGCGCCGGCCGCCGTCGACCGACTACGGCCTGACCGACCGCGAGCGCGAGGTGCTCGCGGAGATGGCGGCCGGCGGGACGCAGCAGGACATCGCCGACCGGCTGTTCGTCAGCCGGAGCACCGTCAACACGCACGTCCAGCGGCTGTACGAGAAGCTCCACGTCCACTCGGGGAGCGCCGCCGTGGCGAAGGCGATCCGGGAACGCCTGTTGGCCGGGTAG
- a CDS encoding sensor histidine kinase produces MATFRLWPVAALLFASAAAGQPTALTVRHLTPADGLSGVTVAALAPEAGGFVWVGLPSGPDLYDGARVRPIGVSLPGPLRALATGPEGALWLGTDSGLARWDAGDPPLSIRDLGAAVSALLPDGAGIWAGTQGAGLVRLGSRGGRRHRRVTGHLASDTVRALAAVPGGAVVAATTGGLSRVAPGQRPRHARALRDVTTLAASGDALWAGRADGTLVPFDPTALVPDGPVLDVGAGVSVLEPSAVYPGWAWVGTRGGGLFLLDARGASAHAVTLTRVRDGDPIARPEILSVLESRGSLWIGTTDGVLHADVTPPRFETIAADPTRPDGLRTPEVMSVYASRRDPGTVWVGTVRGGLHRYDRETGQAEAWFGDPTHSLSVPFAIREASDGALWLGGLRTTLYRFEPGVPLDSIPLAADPRSYITSIVPARGGGLWVTTSASGVFRVEPAARRVTSLPDIMPEAGPVAVYQVVEPTDEPGVLYATTYGAGLVRVDVEAGRTERVQPQGCVLDDKLIGLAVGPDGALWVGSDENRLARIDRQTETCRAWGPADGVPNGSVGGILLDARGRVWTSTMAGLAVFDPKAEVFTRFSAADGLPEGALYFHAHDQTPAGEVLVGGAAGFAAFDPLAVAIDSAGAPVRLTRVLVDGEPVPLAEARGGLRLRHNRNDLAVEYAALDLRQPEKTRYRVQLVGLDEDAATTDRADVRYASLPPGRYTLRIAATNRDGYWSEPTELGVRILPPVWLRPWFWLLVAGLVGAVGLAAHRYRVAQLLRVERTRRRIADDLHDDIGSKISSVALRLEAAQRSPALPPDERDRLARLGDTTRAVVGDLRDTVWLVDAGHDDLSSVADRMEQFARHTLEGGRGAVERGPVPKAPLGMEARRDLYLLFTEALHNAVRHAEAGHVAVRIGCDDGAFRVEVRDDGCGFDPSEASAGRGMSTMRRRADALGATLGIESAAGEGTVVHLRLPLRSRSSRYRANG; encoded by the coding sequence ATGGCGACGTTCCGGCTGTGGCCGGTCGCGGCGCTCCTGTTCGCCTCCGCTGCCGCGGGTCAACCCACCGCGCTCACCGTCCGCCACCTTACCCCGGCCGACGGGTTGTCGGGTGTGACCGTCGCCGCGTTGGCGCCCGAGGCGGGCGGGTTCGTGTGGGTCGGGCTGCCGTCCGGGCCCGACCTCTACGACGGGGCCCGCGTCCGCCCGATCGGGGTCTCGCTCCCGGGGCCGCTCCGGGCCCTCGCGACCGGGCCCGAGGGGGCGCTCTGGCTGGGCACCGACAGCGGCCTCGCGCGCTGGGACGCCGGCGACCCGCCGCTCTCCATCCGTGACCTCGGCGCGGCCGTCAGCGCCCTCCTGCCCGACGGCGCCGGGATCTGGGCGGGGACCCAAGGCGCCGGGCTCGTCCGCCTCGGCAGCAGGGGCGGGCGACGGCACCGCCGAGTGACGGGCCACCTCGCGTCCGACACCGTCCGCGCCCTCGCGGCCGTCCCCGGTGGGGCCGTGGTGGCGGCGACGACGGGCGGGCTGAGCCGGGTGGCCCCAGGCCAGCGACCTCGCCACGCGCGCGCCCTCCGCGACGTGACCACCCTCGCCGCCTCCGGCGACGCCCTCTGGGCAGGTCGCGCCGACGGCACGCTGGTGCCGTTCGATCCGACCGCGCTCGTGCCGGATGGCCCCGTCCTCGACGTCGGCGCTGGGGTCTCGGTGCTAGAGCCGTCGGCGGTGTATCCCGGGTGGGCGTGGGTCGGGACGCGGGGTGGCGGGCTGTTTCTCCTCGACGCCCGAGGCGCGAGCGCCCACGCGGTGACGCTCACGCGCGTCCGCGACGGCGACCCCATCGCTCGGCCTGAGATCCTCTCCGTTCTCGAAAGCCGAGGCTCGCTCTGGATCGGCACGACGGACGGCGTCCTCCACGCAGACGTGACGCCGCCCCGGTTCGAAACCATCGCGGCCGACCCCACTCGGCCGGACGGTCTCCGCACGCCGGAAGTCATGTCGGTCTACGCCTCTCGCCGAGACCCCGGCACGGTCTGGGTCGGGACGGTCCGGGGCGGGCTTCACCGCTACGACCGGGAGACCGGCCAGGCCGAGGCGTGGTTTGGCGACCCAACTCACTCGCTCTCGGTCCCGTTCGCGATCCGCGAGGCCTCAGACGGTGCGCTCTGGCTCGGCGGACTCCGCACGACGCTGTACCGGTTCGAGCCCGGCGTCCCGCTCGATTCGATCCCGTTGGCAGCCGACCCCAGGAGCTACATCACCAGCATCGTCCCGGCCCGGGGCGGCGGGCTCTGGGTGACGACCTCGGCATCCGGCGTCTTCCGCGTCGAGCCGGCGGCGCGGAGGGTGACCTCGCTGCCCGATATCATGCCCGAGGCGGGGCCAGTGGCGGTCTACCAAGTCGTGGAGCCGACCGACGAGCCCGGCGTGCTCTACGCGACGACCTACGGAGCCGGTCTCGTCCGAGTCGATGTAGAGGCTGGCCGGACCGAGCGTGTTCAGCCCCAAGGCTGCGTGCTCGACGACAAGCTGATCGGGCTCGCCGTCGGGCCCGACGGCGCGCTCTGGGTGGGAAGTGACGAGAACCGGCTCGCCCGCATCGACAGGCAGACCGAGACCTGCCGCGCCTGGGGTCCGGCCGATGGGGTTCCCAATGGGAGCGTCGGCGGGATCCTCCTGGATGCGCGCGGACGGGTGTGGACGAGCACGATGGCCGGGCTGGCCGTCTTCGACCCGAAGGCCGAGGTGTTCACCCGGTTCTCGGCGGCCGATGGACTTCCCGAGGGCGCGCTCTACTTCCACGCCCACGATCAGACGCCGGCCGGTGAGGTTCTCGTCGGGGGCGCCGCCGGGTTCGCGGCGTTCGACCCCCTGGCCGTCGCCATCGACTCGGCGGGGGCGCCCGTCCGACTCACGCGCGTGCTCGTGGATGGCGAGCCGGTGCCGCTGGCGGAGGCGCGCGGTGGGCTCCGCCTCCGCCACAACCGGAACGACCTCGCCGTCGAGTACGCCGCGCTCGACCTCCGCCAGCCCGAGAAGACCCGCTACCGCGTCCAACTCGTCGGCCTCGACGAGGACGCGGCGACGACGGACCGCGCCGACGTCCGCTACGCGTCGCTGCCGCCGGGCCGGTACACGCTCCGAATCGCGGCCACCAACCGCGACGGCTACTGGAGCGAGCCGACCGAGCTCGGCGTCCGGATCCTCCCGCCCGTCTGGCTGCGGCCGTGGTTCTGGCTGCTCGTGGCGGGCCTCGTCGGCGCCGTCGGGCTGGCGGCCCACCGGTACCGCGTGGCCCAGCTCCTCCGCGTCGAGCGGACGCGGCGCCGGATCGCCGACGACCTCCACGACGACATCGGGAGCAAGATTTCGAGCGTGGCCCTCCGGCTCGAGGCGGCCCAGCGCTCGCCGGCCCTCCCGCCCGACGAGCGCGACCGCCTCGCCCGCCTCGGCGACACGACGCGCGCCGTCGTCGGCGACCTCCGCGACACCGTCTGGCTCGTCGACGCCGGACACGACGACCTGAGCTCCGTGGCCGACCGGATGGAGCAGTTCGCCCGGCACACGCTTGAGGGCGGGCGCGGCGCCGTCGAGCGCGGGCCGGTTCCCAAGGCCCCACTCGGCATGGAGGCCCGGCGCGACCTCTACCTCCTCTTTACCGAGGCCCTCCACAACGCCGTCCGCCACGCCGAGGCCGGCCACGTCGCGGTCCGGATCGGGTGTGATGACGGCGCCTTCCGGGTCGAGGTCCGCGACGACGGGTGTGGCTTCGATCCATCCGAGGCGAGCGCGGGCCGCGGCATGAGCACCATGCGCCGACGTGCCGACGCCCTCGGCGCCACGCTCGGCATCGAATCGGCGGCGGGCGAGGGCACGGTCGTGCACCTCCGGCTCCCTCTCCGCTCCCGATCCTCGCGATATCGTGCGAATGGCTGA
- a CDS encoding PA0069 family radical SAM protein, which yields MSDPLPRRGRAAAVNPVGRFARLDVTLDPAALDDDERRAVPTQVFRDTTRTALATNDSPDLPFSHSLNPYRGCEHGCPYCFARPSHEYLGFSAGLDFETKIVAKPDLPRLLSEALQKPSWRPQTIALSGNTDPYQPIERRLEITRGCLEVLLRHRNPVGLITKNALVTRDLDVLRELAALDLVRVTLSATTLRDDLARPMEPRASRPGARLRAVEALAEAGVPVGVNAAPLIPGLTDEELPAILRAAADAGATSAGYMLVRLPGAVQDVFEEWLRRTLPDRADRVLNRILEGKGGRLNDPRFGHRFRSDGPYADAIRQVFRAEVRRLGLNRDRAPLATHHFRRLSGGQMDLF from the coding sequence GTGTCCGACCCGCTCCCCCGCCGGGGCCGCGCCGCCGCCGTCAACCCGGTCGGCCGGTTTGCCCGCCTCGACGTCACGCTCGACCCGGCCGCGCTCGACGACGACGAGCGCCGGGCCGTGCCCACACAGGTCTTCCGCGACACGACGCGGACGGCGCTGGCGACGAACGACAGCCCGGACCTCCCGTTCTCGCACTCGCTCAACCCGTACCGGGGCTGCGAGCACGGGTGCCCGTACTGCTTCGCCCGGCCGAGCCACGAGTACCTCGGGTTTTCCGCCGGGCTCGACTTCGAGACCAAGATCGTCGCCAAGCCGGACCTGCCGCGGCTCCTGTCCGAGGCGCTCCAGAAGCCGAGTTGGCGGCCCCAGACGATCGCGCTGTCGGGCAACACGGACCCGTACCAGCCGATCGAGCGCCGGCTCGAGATCACACGCGGCTGCCTAGAGGTCCTGCTCCGCCACCGGAACCCGGTCGGGCTCATCACGAAGAACGCGCTCGTCACGCGAGACCTCGACGTGCTCCGCGAGCTCGCCGCGCTCGACCTCGTCCGCGTGACGCTCTCCGCCACGACGCTCCGCGACGACCTCGCCAGGCCGATGGAGCCCCGTGCGAGCCGGCCCGGTGCGCGGCTCCGGGCCGTCGAGGCGCTCGCTGAGGCCGGCGTGCCCGTCGGCGTCAACGCGGCGCCGCTCATTCCGGGGCTCACCGACGAGGAACTCCCGGCCATCCTCCGCGCGGCGGCCGACGCGGGCGCGACCTCGGCCGGTTACATGCTCGTGCGGCTTCCGGGCGCCGTCCAAGATGTGTTCGAGGAGTGGCTCCGGCGGACGCTCCCCGACCGGGCCGACCGCGTGCTCAACCGGATCCTCGAGGGCAAGGGCGGCCGGCTCAACGACCCGCGCTTCGGCCACCGCTTCCGCTCGGACGGGCCGTACGCCGACGCGATCCGGCAGGTGTTCCGGGCCGAGGTCCGCCGCCTCGGGCTGAACCGGGACCGGGCGCCGCTCGCGACGCACCACTTCCGCCGGCTGTCGGGCGGCCAGATGGACCTGTTCTGA